A part of Gracilimonas sediminicola genomic DNA contains:
- a CDS encoding energy transducer TonB, whose amino-acid sequence MLKKSIQLFSFVIALLVVTSANAETVPDFVDNPAFEVVADDSVTIYDVVDQMPEIDGGIKEVYKNIEYPRAAIAGRVEGRVFVKFVVDENGDVKNPEVIKDIGAGCGQAAVEGIKKVKFTPGKLQGKPVKVYYTLPVSFKINS is encoded by the coding sequence ATGCTTAAGAAATCAATACAACTTTTTTCTTTTGTAATTGCCCTTTTGGTGGTAACGAGTGCAAACGCTGAAACAGTACCAGATTTTGTTGACAACCCGGCTTTTGAAGTTGTTGCTGACGACTCAGTTACAATTTATGATGTAGTGGACCAGATGCCGGAAATTGATGGAGGTATCAAAGAGGTATATAAGAATATTGAATATCCCCGGGCTGCCATAGCCGGACGTGTAGAAGGCCGGGTTTTTGTGAAATTTGTGGTTGATGAAAACGGTGATGTTAAAAACCCGGAAGTGATTAAAGATATCGGCGCCGGCTGTGGGCAAGCTGCAGTAGAGGGCATTAAAAAAGTGAAGTTTACACCGGGTAAATTACAAGGAAAACCCGTTAAGGTATACTACACCCTTCCGGTAAGCTTCAAGATCAACAGCTAA
- a CDS encoding chemotaxis protein CheW: MEETLVKEKEAEEIGHIIAGGKFLSFFLGKEEYAIEILKVQEIIGLMPITPVPKMPKYIRGVLNLRGKIVPVMNLRLRFELPAVEDTDETCVIVVQEGDYLMGVLVDKVSEVADIKDNQIEEVPSFGVKGNSEYLAGIGKVKESVKMIVDIHKVLFDVPEEVLETNDTAA; this comes from the coding sequence ATGGAAGAAACACTGGTTAAAGAAAAAGAGGCCGAAGAAATCGGCCATATAATAGCTGGCGGAAAATTTCTCAGCTTCTTTTTAGGTAAAGAGGAGTACGCAATCGAAATATTAAAAGTACAGGAAATCATTGGCCTGATGCCGATTACCCCCGTTCCCAAGATGCCGAAGTACATTCGCGGGGTGTTAAACCTGAGAGGTAAAATTGTACCGGTAATGAACCTGCGGCTTCGCTTTGAATTGCCGGCAGTTGAAGACACCGACGAGACCTGCGTGATTGTAGTTCAGGAAGGTGATTACCTGATGGGCGTACTGGTAGATAAGGTATCGGAAGTAGCTGATATCAAAGACAATCAAATTGAAGAAGTCCCATCATTTGGAGTGAAGGGAAACAGCGAATACCTGGCGGGTATTGGTAAGGTTAAGGAGTCTGTAAAAATGATCGTTGATATCCACAAAGTACTATTTGATGTGCCCGAAGAGGTATTGGAGACAAACGACACCGCAGCTTAA
- a CDS encoding hybrid sensor histidine kinase/response regulator, with translation MNEQSSSKEKGFILIVDDIPKNLQLLGNTLRDEGYKIAAVSKPEQVVNSVRKYQPDLILLDVMMPGKNGFEVCEELKADPELNHIPVIFLTAKVEQESVVKGLNLGGADYVTKPFNNQELLARVDTHISLKLSKDKLKEQNEKLNELGLMKDRIYSVIGHDLRGPVNGISGVINMLLTDLEETEPERLRKLLTLINESSTNLWNLLTDLLSWARVQSKEMKVNPSDFSLIKAIQEDVKMMEFVAEKKGVTIHIHPQEDFEVNADKSFIRTIIRNFLTNAIKFSDKKGSSIEINIEAEQNLKITVKDYGIGMSEEIQGRLFKMVHPKNETSMNKNGAGFGLLLCNELAKLHGGKIVVESEEGAGSTFTLVIPQSEQAVIAA, from the coding sequence ATGAACGAGCAAAGCAGTAGTAAAGAAAAAGGTTTTATTCTTATTGTGGATGATATTCCTAAAAACCTTCAGCTGTTGGGTAACACCCTGCGTGACGAAGGCTATAAAATCGCGGCCGTTTCAAAACCGGAACAGGTGGTGAATAGTGTTCGAAAATATCAGCCCGACTTAATATTGCTGGATGTAATGATGCCCGGTAAAAATGGATTTGAGGTGTGTGAAGAATTGAAAGCAGATCCTGAGCTAAATCACATTCCGGTTATTTTTCTTACTGCTAAAGTAGAGCAGGAAAGTGTGGTAAAAGGGTTAAATCTGGGAGGGGCCGATTACGTGACCAAGCCGTTCAACAACCAGGAACTACTGGCAAGGGTAGATACGCATATTTCCCTGAAACTTTCAAAAGACAAGCTGAAGGAGCAGAATGAAAAGTTGAATGAGTTAGGCCTTATGAAAGACCGGATTTATTCAGTGATTGGGCACGACCTTAGAGGACCGGTAAACGGCATAAGCGGGGTCATAAATATGCTGCTAACCGATCTTGAAGAAACGGAGCCCGAGAGGTTGAGAAAATTACTCACATTAATCAACGAGTCCTCCACGAACTTATGGAACCTGCTAACCGATTTATTGAGCTGGGCCCGGGTACAGAGTAAAGAAATGAAGGTAAATCCGAGCGATTTTTCTTTGATCAAGGCCATTCAAGAAGATGTAAAAATGATGGAATTTGTAGCTGAAAAAAAAGGAGTTACGATTCATATACATCCACAAGAAGACTTTGAAGTAAATGCAGATAAGTCTTTCATCCGAACTATAATCCGAAATTTTTTGACAAACGCCATCAAATTCAGCGACAAAAAAGGCAGCAGCATCGAAATCAATATTGAGGCTGAACAAAACCTCAAGATAACGGTGAAGGATTATGGTATTGGGATGTCGGAAGAAATCCAGGGGCGGCTTTTTAAGATGGTACACCCAAAGAATGAAACCTCAATGAACAAAAATGGTGCGGGCTTCGGGCTTTTGCTTTGTAACGAACTCGCAAAACTACATGGTGGAAAAATAGTGGTAGAAAGTGAAGAGGGAGCCGGTTCTACCTTCACCCTGGTTATCCCGCAATCGGAGCAAGCGGTCATAGCCGCTTAA